Sequence from the Actinomycetes bacterium genome:
CACGTCGAGGTCGCCAAGGCGCTCTACTCGGTGCCCGAGGCGCACCTGGGCCGGTTCCTCGACGCCCGCGCCGACAGCGAGCTGGTCAAGCTCTACTCGGTCGGTGGCCCCGCTGGAGCCGGTGGCGGACGGTTGGTGAAGACCCATCCCCGGCAGCCACCCGGTGGCCGTTCCACCGACCCGGCCGACCTGCCCGAGCACAAGGCCGGCTACGCGATGCGGGACCTGACCCGCCTCATCGCCCTGTGCGCTGGGCACGGGCCCAGCGTCGGGATCTACGCCGAACGGCTGCTGGACGACCCGCTGCCCTGGACCAGGATGCGCAGCGTCTACCGCCTCCAGGGACTGGTCACCCGCTACGGCCCGGAGCCTGTTGAGACGGCCTGCAGCCGGGCACTGGACCTCGACGTCGTGTCGGTGTCGAAGATCGCCGCGATGCTCGCCAAGGCCACCGAGTCCCAGCAACCGATGCTGCCCGCCGCCGCCGGCACCGGCCACAACACCCAAGGCGGCAGGTTCGCCCGCGACCCCGGCGAGTACGCCCGTCCCTCAACCACGCGGACGACGTCGACGAGCGCTCAGCTCACGCTGATCCCCGGCGGCGGCCACCACAGCAGCGAGGAAGGCGGCCAGCGATGAGCACCACGACCTCGAGTACGACCTCGGCCGGGACGCGCAGCGGGCCGGTGGACCCGATCGGTGCCGACCTGGTCCGCACCCTGAAGGAGCTCAAGCTCGGCCAGATGACCCAGACGCTGCCCGAACGGCTGGTCCTGGCTCGGCAGCAGAAGATGAGCCACGCCGCGTTCCTGCAGCTGGTGCTGGCCGACGAGATCACCCGCCGCGACTCCCGTTCCGCGACCCTGCGCTCGCGGGCGGCCGGGCTCGACCCGAGCATGCGGCTGGACACCTGGGACGAGCTGGATGACCTGACCTACGACCGTGAACTGCTCGCGGACCTGGCCACGCTGCGGTTCACCGAAGCCGGCCACGGCGCCCTGGTCCTGGGGCCCGTGGGCGTCGGCAAGACGCATCTGGCCTGCGCCTTGGGACACATCGCGATCCGCCGCCGGATGACCGTCCACGCCGCCCGCGCCGACAAGCTGTTCACCCGGCTCCGCGGCGCGAGGCTGGACAACACCCTCGAGGCCGAGCTCCGCAAGCTCGCCCGCGTCGACCTGCTCATCCTCGACGACTTCGCACTGAAGCCGCTCGACGCCACCGAGACCAACGACTTCTACGAACTCGTCGTCGACCGGCACCACCGCGCATCCACGATCGTGACCTCGAACAGGGAACCGTCGGAGTGGCTCACCTTGATGAGCGACGCGCTGCTGGCCCAGTCCGCCGTCGACCGACTCACCTCCGGCGCACACACCCTCGTCATCGAGGGCCCGTCCTACCGCCAACGACACCCACACCGGCGAGCCGCCATTGACCCCGAAGGAGGCCAACCGTGATGCTCACTCACACGACCAGGTGGTCCCATCCTCCTGGCAACGCGGTGGTCCCATCACGCTGGCAAGCGACATAGTGGGGTCGGCGGCTGATGCCGACTGTTGTTGTTGATCGCGGTGCGCCCATGGCGGGGCGGCCGGTCTGTCCGGCTGTTTCACTGGGTTCTCCGGTCGGGTCCTGGCGGACGGTGGGTGGGTCAGGGGCTGGGTGGTGGGTCGGCGCCGGTGAGGAGCTGCTGCCAGGGGCGTTCCCAGGGCCAGTCGGCGGGTAGGTGCAGCGTCAGGTGCCGGGCGGAGCGGGCGAGCCGGCCGGGGATGTTGATCAGCGCGCGCACCCTGGTCATGGCTTACGAATAGGGAAGCCTAGACGGCGAGGCGTCAGCCGAGCGGCTGATTCGGTGGGGATGGGCAGGCACTGAGGGGGAGGTCTCATCAGCTCGGTGCGGATCGTCACGGCGCGCATCATCGGGCTGGTCGGTCTGGCCGCCTACAACGGGTGGGTCGCAGCCGTGATCGGTGGACGGTTGTCCAGCTCGAACGAGTTGCTCAGTGACCTGGAGGTGGTCGGGCATCCCTATGCCGCCGCGTTCAGCAACCTCGACGTGGTCGCGGGTGTCCTCGTGCTGGTCGCGCTGTGGTTGCGGGGTCGGAACGGACCGTTGGGCATACGACCGGAATGGAGGTGGCTGCTCGCGTTTGCGGTCGCAGGGATCGTCGGCGGCCTGTTCCCCTACGTGTGTTCCGAGGGGGTCAGCGCCGCGTGTCGTACGGCCGAGTGGCACTTCCAGCTTCCCAGGCGGCACTACGTCCACGTGCTCGCGGGCATCGTGGAGTTCGCCGCGGCGTCGGTGGCGATCGGCTTGGCTTGGCGACGGACTGCTGGCCGACGCGACACGGTCGGCTGGATCGTGCGAGGGATCGGCGTGGTGCTGATGGTCGCCTACCCTCTGATCGCCGTCGCCTACCTGACTGACCGCCTGGGTGCCTTCGTCGAGCCCCTCTTCTTCATCGGATTCTCGA
This genomic interval carries:
- the istB gene encoding IS21-like element helper ATPase IstB, yielding MSTTTSSTTSAGTRSGPVDPIGADLVRTLKELKLGQMTQTLPERLVLARQQKMSHAAFLQLVLADEITRRDSRSATLRSRAAGLDPSMRLDTWDELDDLTYDRELLADLATLRFTEAGHGALVLGPVGVGKTHLACALGHIAIRRRMTVHAARADKLFTRLRGARLDNTLEAELRKLARVDLLILDDFALKPLDATETNDFYELVVDRHHRASTIVTSNREPSEWLTLMSDALLAQSAVDRLTSGAHTLVIEGPSYRQRHPHRRAAIDPEGGQP
- a CDS encoding DUF998 domain-containing protein, yielding MRIVTARIIGLVGLAAYNGWVAAVIGGRLSSSNELLSDLEVVGHPYAAAFSNLDVVAGVLVLVALWLRGRNGPLGIRPEWRWLLAFAVAGIVGGLFPYVCSEGVSAACRTAEWHFQLPRRHYVHVLAGIVEFAAASVAIGLAWRRTAGRRDTVGWIVRGIGVVLMVAYPLIAVAYLTDRLGAFVEPLFFIGFSTMVAVELFEPAPRTEAAHRRS